The genomic interval tttttaataaataagaaaacaaataaCTGAGGTTATTTTAGACAAATGTGACAAATATAAAGTAGATTGATAGTGGGAAGAAggaaatatttaagatattaaagCAGTAATGATGTTGGAATAGACGTAGATAACTATTGGTGATGAGGTAAGAGATCTTTTAGTGGTCAAAAGCTCAAAAAGGCAAAGACCAAATCTGTTTGCTTTTGCATCATTGAAAAACATAACCCGAGTAGAGTCTCAGTACTTAAACAGCACCTATCTAAAAAGCTGAATCTAATTATGCATACCGCCATTCCTATAATCCATATTGCAATAATCATATCATAAACTTCAATCTTCAACCCTTTTATACTTTTCCCTCCATTTcttaaatagtaaaaaaaaaaaaaattatactgttcttttttttttttgaaggacgAGATAGGTTTAAAAGGGTAAGTGAAAATTTTGAAGATTTTTTAACACCTCATCTccataagagagagagagattcccACCTACAATTACCATTAAACCCCACAACTGAAACCTACAAGTAACTCTTGCTTTTTGCCAAGTTTTGTTCACCCAAAGAGAAAATTCCCTTGTGTGAATTAGGAAGATTACAATTCTTAAGTATCTGTCCAAGCAGCAAAAATTGGCATGTGAGGCATGGATAGTGCAGATCTCTGTTGAGTGGTTGGGATCCATGAACTCACATCATTTGCTGGATTAGTAAAGAACTTTGACACAGATGGAGGCACACCGTACAGCAGCCCCGGGAGGCTGCTCTTATCCGGGCTACCTTCCCTTGAGCTGCTTAAACTTGTCACCAATGATGAAGCATTTGACATGTGAGTCCCCATTTTTGCAGAGTCTTCTACCTCGAGCTGGTGAATCATATTCTCTGGGGCAACAACCGAATAAGATTCGCCCTTGTAGCTGTTGTCCATGCTAAGTGGTTTCTGGACAAGTTGATGCTGCTGCTGCTGCGTCGAGGAGGAATGGTATAGTGCCATTTTCCAATCTGATTCGCCTTCGTTGTTTTTTGGGGTTATAGCTTCTTCATTGATGCTACTAGAGGCAGAATTTTGATTTGCAGCCTCAATGGCAGCGCTTCCAACGTCCTTGGTTCGCTTAGCGAGTTCTCCCGCTAAAAGGGTATTACTAGCCATAATCCGATCCACATCATACCTTGTTATGTCAAAGTTAGTTACTGCATTTAATCCTCTAAACTTTATGGCTGCAATGTCATAAGCTTCAGCTGCTTCCTCTTGAGTACCTATTAATGAAGAGATAATtgtaaaagatatttaatttttaactttggtGAAAATCATAAATTGATTGTAACACATCATTCCAAAGTAAGAATCAAAGTTATATTTTCAGTGTGTATAACGTCTGAAAGAGCAGCTTTAGCAAAAGCTCATTTGACTGACTTATTACAGACCCGTACACAATTTCAAAAGTGTCACAAGCATAACCGAGCCCAAAAAGTTTGAAATGATGCTAACTAAATTCTCtcctattattttaataatttgttaataattattttgaaaatgatGATTCTTTAGCCAAGTCTAGATTTTTGCAACAATCGAGTCAAGTCTGAAATTTGAAAATACTCACTGAATGTCCCAAGGTATAGATCTTTGTTACCAGCCACTCTCCCAATCCGAGCTTGCCAACGTCCATGCTGATGATGTCTGTAAACAAAGATTTTAGGGTCATATAATAATTTGTTTTTAGCTAACATAATGTATAAAATAAATGGTGAAAAGCTTAGACAAAGTCAAAATATACCTTGTTACTCCTCTATACATTGAAGCTCCCCTTGAAAACCCACTGCTTTTCCTGGTGAAGAAAGATTTGATAGTAAAGTGACCAagtataaaaagtaaaaagaaagattaagaagaaagaaaaagaagagtgCCATTATCAATAACATAAGAGAAAGAGCTATAGCTACCTTCTTAGATGAGCAACATATTCCTGTCTGGTCATATTTTTCATTTCTTCAAGTTCTTTATGATAATTTTCCAACTGTCAAAACACAAAATTACTAGTTGCatcagtaaaataaaaataaaaaaaggaaaagTCAAGAGAGAGAGCACAAAATCCTCACCGGAAAATTGATATGAGTAGAGGGACCCCAATACTTAAGTGCAGCTAAATCATAAGATCTTGCAGCTTTTTCTTCCATATCATATCCTCCTGAGGTAAAAACATCATGAACAATGAGACATATTCATCATAAGAGCATcatgtaaataaatataatatatatatatattaaagtgGCAACAAGCAACATatgaaaagggaaaaaaataaaaaataaaaaaagagaacCTTACCAAGATAAACTGATGTAGCCAAACAATTGAAGTGGCATCATTGGGTCGAAGCAAGAATGAAGAAACAAGAATAAGAATCAGTTCCTCTTATGACAAGAGACAATAAAAGGACATGCCCTTTTAAACTAATAAAGTGTTCTCTAACCTTGTCTTCCTTTTCTGCTTTGCCCTTCTTTCTTGCAACTGTTGTCCCATAAATGAGCTTCATATCTACCAGTCCATCTATGCCTGATTCATTATTAACCAAAACCCATTAAAGAAGATTCACTAAACaagaaaagataataataataataataaatgaaaaaggaCCAACCTTGTGACACCTCTGTATTGAGAGGTTCTCTGGCCAAATGTATCTAAGGACTTCCTATGGACGATTTGCTTTTGATCTACCTTCTCAGGCCCTCTTTTCTTCGTATCAATGGCTACACAATCGGCCACAGGAGGTGATATTTGCTGCTGCTTCTGTGAACCAGTAACACAACTGGATTGGGAGCCAGGACTCATGGACAAGCTCAATGACTGTAAATCACCATAAGCCATTCCATTAATAGAGCCAGACTCACCTCCATTGTCAGCCATGCAACCACCAATCATCTTCTGCTCCAATCCATGGTTACCTGAATAGTTCCTTGAGACCCAGTTCTTCATTTCAGAAATCCCATTATCAGCCATTGTCGGAAGCTGGAGATTACAGTCAGcagaagcagcagcagcagcaataTCATGGCTTCTCAGACCAGAGTAGTATGAATACTGTTGCTGAGCTTGAATTTGCTGGGCTTGATGATCTTGGTGCCTAGAGCTCTGTTGCTgctgctgttgttgttgttgttgttgttgttgctgttgttgttgtaGTTGGTTTAGAAAATTTTGGTGGTGGTGGTTGTTGGGCTCCTCGTGTTCTGGGTTTTGATTAAAGAACATACTGTTGTCTAAGCTCAGAGCCATTACTTCTCTGTCATTGCTTTCATAGTGATGAGACCCCATTGTTCCACTTCCAAAGAAGTCTTCAAGTTTTGGAGTAGAAGTTGTGACCATTGTTGCTTAACAttcagaaaagaaaaaaaaagtcagaAAACCAGAATAAGTGATTCTAAGTGTGAAAGAAAAAAAGGAGCTTTGTTTTGAACAAACCTTGAGGCTGGGACCTGGTTAGAGCTTCCATTATACAAAGTGAACCATCAGACTTAAGTGGCATAACAGATAAAGGAGAATACAAACCATTATTTTCTCCTTCAACTCCGTAGTATAGTCCATAGTTAAGTTGGGGTGAGGAATGGAAATAGCTTGTTGGAGCAGAGGAAGAGGAAGATTGTTGTGTTTGGTTGTTGTGGTGATGGTTATGAGGGTTAGAAGGGGCCTCCATTTTCATATTGGGAGAGAGTGAAAAACCCAACCAGTTATTATTActactgttgttgttgttgttgttctcaTCATTATTCATGGACTTCATCTGGCTCTCAAAGGTTGctcctttttttttctacaCTTCAGATGATAATATTCTAGGCAAGTATGTTTCTCGCAAACTCAATCATTGGCAAATTACAAATAACACTAATGATACCGAAAACATTTTTCTATCTTTCTTTTGAGAGCTTtcactcttttcttttttttctctctctccttGTTTTTGAAACTAAATAACTGGGTCTTctgtttgttttttgttttgttttcccTTCAGTGTACTCTGATTGGACCAAATCTAACCTCTCATCTAAGCAAATCCAACTCCCTGCAACTGAATCTATATGCTATGCTATGcccttctttctctctctctctctctcctattactcactttctctctctctgaaAAGATTTctaaagagagagagtgaacaAAGCAAGTCCCTTTAAACTAAACAAAAAGAATGAGTTCCAGCAAGCAATGCTGGGCATCGTTCCCGCATTCCATAGGGATCTGTGTATGAGAAAGACCTCTTCTTTAGCTTTGTTGCCCCCTTTACCCTACGCTCCTCCTTTCCTTTTTCCCTTTTCCTTTTAGACCACTTAAAAACTCCATTAAAGAGAAGATATTTGGTAATTAATATTACACAacaaatgaaaatatatttatatacatatgtacTACTAAATCCACAGAACTAATTCATTTTGTCACAAGGGttgtaaaagaaaaaactttagcttaatttgatttttgaaaaaatgattaCAAGTATAGCTATATAGCAGTAGTAAAGTAAAGTATAGTGGGTGTCCCCGTATTAATGGACTGTATTTTGGTTTTTAATGGTATCTGAGGGCTCTCTTCAGGGCCTTCAATTCAATAGATTTCACGAGGCAAAGGACAAACTGTCCCTCCAGTCACTTCATAACAGTAGGCAGCTTCTGGTACTATTACTGGACCTACTTTTACTACTATACTATAGGGATCTAACCCAACAATCCAATACTGTATTCACAATTAATACAGGTAAAGTAAACCCAACCCAACTCAACTCAACccaaacccatttcaatatccAACTCAGCTTCTTCTAAACGGCACCGTTTAtaactggaaaaaaaaaaaaaagtcagtaCTAGTATTTGTATTGTGCAGTAGCAGCATGCAATGCAGGCCAGGTGGGTGTTGGGCAAATTTGTCATATTTCTGACTGTCCTTTGCCTTAGCCTCTGTCGTGGGTTGTGTtcatattaaatagttagacaGTTAGTTAGTGATGCATTCATATTATTGATTAAAAAATAggataaataataattgattattGATTATATAGAGGTCTTGAAgaaaagtttttgaataaaaggTGTGGATTTTTGGATTTTGGCGCATAATGGATATACTTCTTTTATTAATAACACTCTCAACTCTTTGCATGTTTATGTTTTATTAAGTCCAGCCAAAAAGAAGTAAGAAATGAAATGTTTGTTTTCACTCTCTCCCTGTTGCAGCAGttattctctttcttttctttttcttttttttttttttttattttattttatttcttcctcaaaagaaaaaggaaagagcAAAACAAAACGCCATAAAGAGCCTTGCTTTTTCATCAAACTGACTAAAGCTATATATCTCAGTGGTGATGTGAACCAGCatggtctctctctctctctagaggGTCTGGTCATATTACTCATTAATTGATCTTTATATATATCCTGTTATCATACATAAATTCTCTATACATCCtagtatcatatatataattaaatttgaaccTCAAACTTGCTGGAAACTGATTAAAATGACATGTATAATTGTGACGTgtataattgtattattattcttattttactACGTAAATAAGGGTGAATCCGTGACTAATTAATTAGACGTTATTTCAGTACAATCCACGTACCAATTACACTGCTGTTTTCTTCTTGATCAGCTTTTCATTTGGTTTTACGTGAAACCCATTTTGCACAATATgtgttatatttttagtttcacACTTGATGAATTAGTCTgtactaaattaaatatttatgtataaaactaaaagaaatAGTTACTTATTTTTAGGTAATTTTATAGCACGTACACCCAATAAAAATGGAGATTTGCATTTCTATGAGCTTTAGAATTTAGAAGAATTGTTTAGTCATTTTTTATGATAATGGTATAGCtatttagaattatttttaaaatttaaaaaaaaataaataatttacaatactaaaaataatgtttaaatattttattataggcactattattttttcttatactcATAATAAAAAGTTGTTTGCATATTTATTTTGgcacaataaattttttaaaatttataaattgtcctaaaaaaactataacgTAGATGCACAATTAAGAAAAATACGTAATATGTAGCataaatacataagtttaaTTTAGGCTGcagacaaataattaagttatgtttttgcaactttcccaggTACGCATTAAGTGTCAAGTCAATAGTTATGTGGTAGTTCTTGATTGGTTtaggtcattaaatttttattttttattttaaaattaatttaaatataccaattagAAAATGCACATGGATTATGACCATGGTCAAGTACTTACAAAAgatctaaaaatataacttaaatattattgctgttaaaaattaaatttaaatatttatctacaactaaaaattaaacttatgtaTTTACACTCTAATATAAATTGAAAAGGTACCAAAACTGCCTTTTGTAATATAAATTGTCcattgatttttatttaggcTTTAATTTTTAGCATTGTTATTGGGCGTTATAAATTATTGAACATCATACTGATGTGAAGTGTTAAGAatggttaatatttttttatattatttattaaattaaaatatgtatatccaatataaaaagagagaaaaatactaaaagataTTAATAATCTAATTAAGTATtagattttatataatttaatgcaataaattttaaaaaatattactaaataattaaataattacaagAGAATACATGTAAAATGTACTATAATACTGATATCCAATAATAATACTCCATATTAAATGATGGCAATAACAATATATAGGTTTGGGAGGTTAAGAGCatgttttctattattttttgttttttgttttcttaaaattgtttttagaaatgagaacaaaaaatagtttttgaagttttaaaaaacaagtcatgtttggttagtgttttttaaaaacaatattgaccagaagtgaattggtttttaaaacagaaaacaatattttgttgttttcaaaattcttgctttttgtaactttattttctaaaaattgttttcaaaaaataaggtcAAACAAGctaaattgttttcaaaaaataattttttatttttaaaaacaaaaaataattttttagttatgatgtcaAACATACACTAAGGTTTtgctaagtatttttctttaattttggtCATAGTCAACACCTGCTTCCAGACAAAAAAGTGAGAGGTGGGGCCGTATGTAGTCTAATACACTTCAAGTGGGAAGGTAAGATTAAGGGCCATTATCCTTATCCCCAGGACCCAGTTACATCCATCAacaatttaattgattaatatctTCAAAAACCTTTGTTTTTTCctctttatatattttatttatttctctttaattttttttcttataaagaaaaaaatgggTGTTACTGTTTACTATTTCAATAACATTGCAGATGCATTCATTAAATTCATATTGATGAGTATACTTCTAAAAGAATTTATAGTTTAATTAAAGAGTTTGCAGAGATGACGGCAATTTCTAGAATGTCCCTATTCATACTCTGTGAAAGAGAGCTTTGTTCAAAGTTGATATTCCCTGAAATGATAGGCAAAGGGCCCTTCAAAGAATTGcttttatacattaatatattatatatacacacattaatatattgtatatacaTCATCATTCTAATCATTAGTATACCTTATGCAACGCAACCCAGAGAGCATATTACTAAGCAATTAGCTTTGGattaaaagaataatattatccccagccaaaaaaaaaaaaaagaatgaatgAATGTTATTGCTTTTCTTTAATATCTACACAAAGGTaagaataaactaaaaaaaaaatgtaccaCTAAGTTAAGATCATTTTGCTATTTTGCTTTCGAATTATTTTAATCTCTCTAccattataggtatataatttATCCTATTCTCACTTAtataaatagtaattttatttactgATATAATTTAAGATTGataagcaaaaaataattaccatttaaaagaaaatattattggacactatcttaaattaataaatgataaaatattgAACTATAAGAATATGGCTACTTTAGCTATCACATATTGGttttaaaatagaatttttttcatGCATAGTATTCTGGTGGTAACAAattccaaatatatatatatatatatatccatattttttaaatttaataatatttgatacttttaatattagaatcataaattaaatttcagttctaaattaataaacttCAGCAAGCACTTATAGTTCTGGCATGGAAAATTGTTAAAGAATGAGGAGTGTTAATTACGGATCAATCATCCATCATAATATTTTTCTCAACTTTGGTgtctgaaaatattttgtttaaatattctttttttctaatttttatggtaattttcaTCATAGTTATTACAACATCATattagtaaatttttgaaaaatccatAATAATTTACCATCATTCTAGTGTCAAaaaagtatttaatttttttttgaatacg from Cannabis sativa cultivar Pink pepper isolate KNU-18-1 chromosome 4, ASM2916894v1, whole genome shotgun sequence carries:
- the LOC115712812 gene encoding AP2-like ethylene-responsive transcription factor CRL5 isoform X2, encoding MKSMNNDENNNNNNSSNNNWLGFSLSPNMKMEAPSNPHNHHHNNQTQQSSSSSAPTSYFHSSPQLNYGLYYGVEGENNGLYSPLSVMPLKSDGSLCIMEALTRSQPQATMVTTSTPKLEDFFGSGTMGSHHYESNDREVMALSLDNSMFFNQNPEHEEPNNHHHQNFLNQLQQQQQQQQQQQQQQQQQSSRHQDHQAQQIQAQQQYSYYSGLRSHDIAAAAASADCNLQLPTMADNGISEMKNWVSRNYSGNHGLEQKMIGGCMADNGGESGSINGMAYGDLQSLSLSMSPGSQSSCVTGSQKQQQISPPVADCVAIDTKKRGPEKVDQKQIVHRKSLDTFGQRTSQYRGVTRHRWTGRYEAHLWDNSCKKEGQSRKGRQGGYDMEEKAARSYDLAALKYWGPSTHINFPLENYHKELEEMKNMTRQEYVAHLRRKSSGFSRGASMYRGVTRHHQHGRWQARIGRVAGNKDLYLGTFSTQEEAAEAYDIAAIKFRGLNAVTNFDITRYDVDRIMASNTLLAGELAKRTKDVGSAAIEAANQNSASSSINEEAITPKNNEGESDWKMALYHSSSTQQQQHQLVQKPLSMDNSYKGESYSVVAPENMIHQLEVEDSAKMGTHMSNASSLVTSLSSSREGSPDKSSLPGLLYGVPPSVSKFFTNPANDVSSWIPTTQQRSALSMPHMPIFAAWTDT
- the LOC115712812 gene encoding AP2-like ethylene-responsive transcription factor ANT isoform X1 codes for the protein MKSMNNDENNNNNNSSNNNWLGFSLSPNMKMEAPSNPHNHHHNNQTQQSSSSSAPTSYFHSSPQLNYGLYYGVEGENNGLYSPLSVMPLKSDGSLCIMEALTRSQPQATMVTTSTPKLEDFFGSGTMGSHHYESNDREVMALSLDNSMFFNQNPEHEEPNNHHHQNFLNQLQQQQQQQQQQQQQQQQQSSRHQDHQAQQIQAQQQYSYYSGLRSHDIAAAAASADCNLQLPTMADNGISEMKNWVSRNYSGNHGLEQKMIGGCMADNGGESGSINGMAYGDLQSLSLSMSPGSQSSCVTGSQKQQQISPPVADCVAIDTKKRGPEKVDQKQIVHRKSLDTFGQRTSQYRGVTRHRWTGRYEAHLWDNSCKKEGQSRKGRQVYLGGYDMEEKAARSYDLAALKYWGPSTHINFPLENYHKELEEMKNMTRQEYVAHLRRKSSGFSRGASMYRGVTRHHQHGRWQARIGRVAGNKDLYLGTFSTQEEAAEAYDIAAIKFRGLNAVTNFDITRYDVDRIMASNTLLAGELAKRTKDVGSAAIEAANQNSASSSINEEAITPKNNEGESDWKMALYHSSSTQQQQHQLVQKPLSMDNSYKGESYSVVAPENMIHQLEVEDSAKMGTHMSNASSLVTSLSSSREGSPDKSSLPGLLYGVPPSVSKFFTNPANDVSSWIPTTQQRSALSMPHMPIFAAWTDT